The Salvia splendens isolate huo1 chromosome 21, SspV2, whole genome shotgun sequence genome includes a window with the following:
- the LOC121784918 gene encoding beta-1,2-xylosyltransferase-like, with product MKSKTLKIVLALFALNSISLYLYFSSHPDHRRQPSTASAYSQPQHPLSVKPWPILPSYLPWSPNPHTKFRSCEAFFGNGFTHRVDPLQPAPEPHRKIIPGRGAAGGWFRCHYSETLRSSVCEGGRIRMIPEKIEMSHGGEKLESVIGRGETEELPNFEDGAFQIEVSDRSKRGKRMVDERFLNKFVEEGAIEKHTMQGLIRSIRLVDADEFICSKWIEEPAVLVTRFEYANMFHTVTDWYSAYVASRVTGLPNRPHLVFVDGHCEAPLEETWTALFSSLTYAKNFTGPVCFRHAVLAPLGYETALFKGLGQTVDCHGASAHDLWQNPDDHKTARLSEFGEMIRAAFGFPVDRHHIPKSDSGHNILFVRREDYLAHPRHGGKVQSRLSNEQQVFDSINGWASNHSECRLNVVNGLFAHMPMKEQVRAIQDASVIVGAHGAGLTHIVSASPKTVILEIISSEYRRPHFQLIAKWKGLEYHPIYLSGSHAEPPRVIDELSNILKGFGC from the exons CCACCGCCGCCAAccctccaccgcctccgcctATTCCCAGCCCCAGCACCCCCTCTCCGTCAAACCCTGGCCAATTTTGCCCTCCTACCTCCCCTGGTCCCCCAATCCCCACACCAAATTCCGCTCCTGCGAAGCCTTTTTCGGCAACGGATTCACTCACCGCGTCGACCCTCTCCAACCCGCCCCTGAACCCCACCGCAAAATCATCCCCGGCCGCGGCGCCGCCGGAGGCTGGTTCCGATGCCATTACAGCGAGACATTGAGGAGCTCGGTATGCGAGGGGGGGAGAATTCGGATGATCCCCGAGAAAATCGAGATGTCTCATGGGGGAGAGAAGTTGGAGAGTGTGATTGGGAGAGGGGAGACTGAGGAGTTGCCTAATTTTGAAGATGGGGCTTTTCAGATTGAGGTGTCTGACAGATCGAAAAGGGGGAAAAGGATGGTCGATGAGAGGTTTTTGAATAAATTTGTTGAAGAAGGTGCGATTGAGAAGCATACTATGCAAGGGTTGATCCGTTCGATCCGGTTAGTTGATGCCGATGAATTTATCTGCTCTAAG TGGATTGAGGAGCCAGCAGTTTTAGTTACTCGCTTTGAATATGCGAACATGTTTCACACAGTTACTGATTGGTACAGTGCATACGTGGCTTCCAGAGTCACTGGCTTGCCTAATCGACCTCATTTGGTGTTTGTAGATGGTCACTGTGAG GCTCCCTTGGAAGAAACATGGACGGCATTATTTTCAAGCCTTACCTATGCCAAGAATTTTACTGGTCCAGTTTGTTTTCGCCATGCCGTTCTTGCCCCACTAGGGTACGAAACTGCTCTTTTTAAGGGACTCGGTCAAACAGTAGACTGTCATGGAGCTTCTGCACATGATCTGTGGCAAAATCCTGACGATCACAAGACTGCTCGGTTGTCAGAGTTTGGTGAGATGATAAGAGCTGCTTTTGGTTTTCCAGTGGATAGACATCATATCCCCAAGTCAGACTCTGGCCACAATATCCTCTTTGTGCGACGTGAAGATTATCTGGCCCATCCTCGTCATGGTGGTAAGGTACAATCAAGGCTCAGCAATGAACAACAAGTGTTTGATTCCATAAATGGCTGGGCATCGAATCACTCCGAGTGTAGATTAAATGTTGTGAATGGACTTTTTGCACACATGCCCATGAAAGAGCAGGTTCGAGCCATCCAAGATGCCTCAGTTATCGTTGGTGCTCATGGAGCTGGTCTCACTCATATAGTATCTGCTTCCCCGAAAACTGTGATCCTTGAGATAATTAGCAGCGAATACAGGCGGCCCCACTTCCAGTTGATAGCAAAGTGGAAAGGTTTGGAGTACCATCCCATTTATCTTTCTGGATCACATGCTGAACCTCCACGGGTAATTGATGAACTGAGCAACATCTTGAAAGGCTTTGGATGTTAA
- the LOC121784919 gene encoding 40S ribosomal protein S8-like yields MGISRDSMHKRRATGGKKKAWRKKRKYELGRQPANTKLSSNKTVRRVRVRGGNVKWRALRLDTGNYSWGSEAVTRKTRILDVVYNASNNELVRTQTLVKGAIVQVDAAPFKQWYLQHYGVEIGRKKKTASKKEGEETETAVTEETKKSKHVLRKLEKRQEDRKIDQHIEEQFGGGRLLAAIASRPGQCGRCDGYILEGKELEFYMKKLQKKKGKGASTA; encoded by the exons ATGG GTATTTCTCGCGATTCTATGCACAAGCGGCGTGCCACTGGAGGCAAGAAGAAGGCTTGGAGGAAGAAGCGAAA GTATGAGCTTGGAAGGCAGCCAGCAAACACTAAGTTGTCCAGCAACAAGACAGTTCGCAGGGTCAGGGTTCGTGGAGGCAATGTGAAGTGGCGCGCATTGAGGCTTGATACTGGAAACTACTCTTGGGGAAGTGAAGCTGTGACCCGAAAGACTCGTATTCTGGATGTTGTTTATAATGCGTCTAACAATGAGCTGGTCAGAACCCAGACTTTGGTGAAGGGTGCTATTGTTCAAGTGGATGCTGCACCCTTCAAGCAGTGGTATCTTCAGCATTATGGTGTTGAAATTGGTCGCAAGAAGAAGACCGCCTCAAAGAAGGAAGGAGAG GAGACTGAGACTGCTGTGACTGAAGAAACCAAGAAGAGTAAACATGTCCTGAGAAAACTAGAAAAACGCCAAGAGGACCGGAAAATTGACCAACATATTGAGGAACAATTTGGCGGTGGCCGCCTGTTAGCTGCGATCGCCTCTCGTCCAGGACAATGTGGGCGATGTGATGG TTATATTTTGGAGGGCAAGGAATTAGAATTTTACATGAAGAAACTGCAGAAGAAGAAGGGAAAAGGTGCAAGCACCGCATAA